The genomic window AGCGCCCGGCGGTCCGACCGAGGATCCGACCAAGGGCTTCAGGTTTGGCGGCTGGGAGATGCCCTATTTCGGTCAAGATTCTCGCGAAGAGCTCGACCGCGTCTTCAAGGAGAAGTTCGATCTCCTCCTCGGCCGCAAGACCTATGAGATTTTCGCCGCGTACTGGCCCTACTACGGACATGCGCCCCACGGCGGCATCGCCAAACTGTTCAACGAGATCAAGAAGTACACGGTTTCGCGCTCGGGCCAAGTCGATACGAGCTGGCAGGGCTCGGTGCTACTCCGCGACATCGCCGACGTGAAGCGTCTGAAGCAAGAGGACGGCCCTAACCTCGTCACACAGGGCAGTACCGAACTCGTGCACGCACTGCTCGCCAACGATCTGGTCGACGCGATGAGCATTTTTACGGTGCCGGTCGTTCTCGGCGGCGGCAAGAAGCTGTTCGCGGACGGCTCGGCGCCGCATTCGTTCAAGCTGGCGAGCTCGCGCGTTTCGTCCGCCGGTGTCCTTATCGGCCACTACGAGCGCGGCGGTGAGATCAAGATCGTCGACGGCGCGCTCGATTCACCCAGCAAACGTGAGATCGCCCGTCAGGAGCGGATAAAGCGCGAAGGCTAGCCGAGCTAAGTTACAATGCGACAATGCGCGGAGTGATGGTCGACCAGTCACCGTCGGAGGATCGTCAGCCATGAGCAACGTCCACCTGGTCCTGGTCGGCGATGAGAACAGCTTCAAGGTGTGTGCGGCCTTTCACATCTCGGAGCATGCGAAGACCTACGCCAACGGTTTCAAACACCACCAGGCCCGTGTGTGGGTTCATGAGTTGGCCCTTGGGGTCAGCCAGGATTTCCGAATAGGCGACAAACCATTCACTGTGAGGTTCAACCGGAAGGGCGAGTGCGTTGCTGTCGTGGAAAACCCTCCCTTGGAGGACTTCCTCTGGGATTCTCAGCCGCACCGAATTTCCGAGGACGGATCCAGTGTGGAGGTATACCGGTGGGCGCCGGGCCCTAAGTTTGCCAAGGAAGAGGCCGAGGCCAGACTGCGCTTTGCGCCCCTGGCCTCGTGGGTAGAGCGTCCTTGAAACTCGTGTCCTTGCGACGACGAGCGCGGAGGGGTGGCCGAGTGGTTTCACGTCCGCTTCGTGAATAGATGCCGCTAACGGACAACGCGATAGTCGACGAGCAGATAGCCAGTCGGTGAGGTCTTGCTTCGGATCGATTCGAGCTGAATCGATGGCAAGCCGTCGAGGAGTCGTCGTCCGCGGCCCGCGATCCTCGGTGCGATCACGAGCCTGAGTTCGTCGACGACGTCGGCGGCGAGCAGCGCCTGCGCGACCGAGATACTTGCGTGGACGCCGACGTCGCCTCCGCGCTGCTGCTTGAGATCCCGAACGAATTCGACCAGCCCGCCGTCGAGCACCGTCGCATTGGCCCAATCTCGGTCAAGGGGCTTGGATGTCGCGACATACTTCGTGACCCCGTTGATGAATGTCGCGAATGGCTGGATCTGGCTGCTCGGCCAGAACTGCGCCCACTCGGTGTAGCTACGGCGGCCGAGGATGACCGCGTCCTGTGTCGCGATCACTGCGGCGAGGTTGGCCTCCATCGCGTCGTCCCAGTCGGCGAAGAACCTATCTGGGTCCTCGGCAACCCCGTCGAGGGACAACAACTCGTACACGACGATCTTTCGCACGCCCTATACCTCCGATTGGTCTCGATGCGACTACCTTCCGGCGTTGCCGGGGGGTAGGTTTCGCCCGGTCGTGGCGGCGTCAATAAAACAGGGCCACCTCTCGAGAGGTGGCCCTGTCCTGGTTCCCGGCCCCTTTGGAACGATCTCTTATTGGTGGAGGTAGAGCGTGACCAGGACGCTCCCTCCCACATTTGAACCGTTGTTCAAGAGCCCCGAGAGAAGCATCTGCACCGTTTTGGGGCTGTTGCCGTGCAGGTGGTCGAACAGAGGCGCCATCGCCGTTTTCGTGAAGCAGAACCTGATGTCCTGGACGCCGTTGCCGTCGGCGTCCTCTATGAGGGTCGGCTTCGTGCAGTTGTAGTTGATCGAGTTGACGGATCCGTTCCCGGGCGAGCTGAGGGTCACGGTGCACAGATTGATATCGGTGAGTTGGAAGCTGCCGTTGACCGGCTCCATCTGAATGCACCAACTCGCTGCACCGCTGGCCATGTGGATCGCGTCGTTCGGCGGAACCACGAAGA from Candidatus Eisenbacteria bacterium includes these protein-coding regions:
- a CDS encoding deaminase; amino-acid sequence: MRKIIVGAFVSMDGVMQAPGGPTEDPTKGFRFGGWEMPYFGQDSREELDRVFKEKFDLLLGRKTYEIFAAYWPYYGHAPHGGIAKLFNEIKKYTVSRSGQVDTSWQGSVLLRDIADVKRLKQEDGPNLVTQGSTELVHALLANDLVDAMSIFTVPVVLGGGKKLFADGSAPHSFKLASSRVSSAGVLIGHYERGGEIKIVDGALDSPSKREIARQERIKREG
- a CDS encoding deaminase; protein product: MRKIVVYELLSLDGVAEDPDRFFADWDDAMEANLAAVIATQDAVILGRRSYTEWAQFWPSSQIQPFATFINGVTKYVATSKPLDRDWANATVLDGGLVEFVRDLKQQRGGDVGVHASISVAQALLAADVVDELRLVIAPRIAGRGRRLLDGLPSIQLESIRSKTSPTGYLLVDYRVVR